In Sphaeramia orbicularis chromosome 5, fSphaOr1.1, whole genome shotgun sequence, the genomic stretch GGGAAATCTCTGCCCTGCGTCTGATGCAAGCAGGTGTAAGTCGGGCTGCAGGGCAGGTCTGTACTCCCAGGTGAGAGCAGATGGGTTTACATACGGCAGTttgtgtaaacacacacacaagcgcACCTACACTCACACACctacccacatacacacacacatacacacataaaccttGTAATGCACAAATATGTCATAATGATAATAGTCATAAATTTCACATTGGCTAGATTTACCTACCATCCCCTATAAATCCATATTCAGCTTGGTTCCCTTTCATTTTACTGGAAATACAGTGTTAACATTAATAgacattcatttaaaaaaaaaaaaaaactaccactgAGTTGATATAAGATATGAAACTGTTATCCAATGCCACTCCTGCTCAAGtgttatttactacaaatacaatggtGTCATTTACTACACTTTATGACTTTTGTCATGATACTAAAGAATCATATTCAAAACCAGAGAGAACAACCCAAAGATCTGAATAATTTACAACTAATATATTGTAAAGCAAACAtaaatgcataataataataactggagctatattttcaataaatcatgaTAAGCCTTCTTTTAGTTGAAGAGTGTGAGAAAATGGGAAGACCTCTAAACCCATGAGGACAGATACTATATCAGCTTACACAGAAGCCCAACCATTATCATTGATTAATGCAAACAAATCTACATCAATATCTCCCTTATCACACTCACCAGCAGATTTATAGTCTCTATCCACATGTTCTATGGAGATAACACTGATAGTTGTTCACAGCAGGTCATCACCTCCCTTAAACATATTATTCCCTCTAGACCTGTCAAAGTTTCCTATCGACTGCATCAAGAAATCATGCTTACTGCTCATTACCCCAGAAtgcaaaacacagacaaaagCAGAATTATTTTAAACATGTTTATTATTAGTTTGAATGAAGAATCATTATGCATATTTCTCTTTTGAGACTACAAGTACTTGTTATCATAATTTTACCTTTCCATGggaaaagtgttttgttttcacATCCAATCACTTCATCAAGCAATTTCAGCTAACACACAGTGTCAATAATTCATTTCACAGTACAATGTTACCTCCTTTGGAACTCGACAGATCCCAACAAAACCTTTACAAAAGGCAATCGGTGTAATAAAACATCATTTAAACAGGCAAATATAGTGATAAAGAGGTTTAAGGCAAATGCTTCTGTTGGCTTAGCAACTatctaaaataaagacaatatcTTTACAAGCGATCCTCAAAGAAGGATTCGTGACATTAAATGGTGCATCAAGAGAGCACAAACTGAACAGCACTATCAACAACAGTGTCTCCATAATACTCTTCAATTTGAAGAAATGAAAGCATCTTCTTAGCTCTTTTCTAAAGAGTATGAAAGAAGATTAAAACATTCAAAAACACATTCCTTCAATAAAACATCTGGAAATCATTCTCCTACAGCTTTCATGATGGAAAACCTCCATCCTGTGTGATACAGAGTCTGTGGATCATCTACCACGGCCTCCACACTGCTTTCACTGGGCTGGGAAGATGCTTCACTGGACTCTGGATGTGGATCTTAGAGGAGCGGGCAGGTGTGGAGAAGACGTCGTGGCCGGCTCTGTGGGCAGTGGGGATGCGCTGGAGGTGTGGAAGAGTCACATCCTTCAGTGAGTTGGAGGACAGGAAGTGCAGGGTTTCCTTCCAGCACTGCGAGTAGCCTTGGCTGTGTGCTGTGTGAGCAGCCGGGCTCTGGATCTGCAGCTGCTGCTTGAGGAAGGCCACAGTCATCTCCAGGACGTCAGCCTTCTCCAGCTTAGCGTTAGGATCCTGTTTGTGGAACTCCTTCTCCAGCAGGACCTTGAGCTGCTCGATGCAGGTGTTGATACGATCTCTTCGCATCTTTTCCACGACTGGTTTCCTCAACTGTTGAACCAAACACAAAACTTGGTCAGGGAACGGCTCAGTGCATTCAAGCTTAAAGTAAAAAAGCTCAATAAATACAGCATGTGTTTGGAGTGGAcgtaaaactgtacttactttaTGTCTGTCTTTGGTGGAGAGCATTGAAATAGGAGAGTCTCGAGTGCTGGTTGGAGCCATTTCTGGTCGAGAGAGTGCAGAGCTTCTCTGAGAGAGCAGAGTGAGTTGTGATCTGACTGAGGATCCCTCTCCCCTATTTATAGCCGGACATTAGCATTACAAAGCCATGAGTCCCAGGCAGGATTAGCTTTCCCACACTCTGAGGCCAGTGGGCGAGGCCGACGCAACAATAGGA encodes the following:
- the LOC115419728 gene encoding transcription factor HES-5-like → MAPTSTRDSPISMLSTKDRHKLRKPVVEKMRRDRINTCIEQLKVLLEKEFHKQDPNAKLEKADVLEMTVAFLKQQLQIQSPAAHTAHSQGYSQCWKETLHFLSSNSLKDVTLPHLQRIPTAHRAGHDVFSTPARSSKIHIQSPVKHLPSPVKAVWRPW